The following coding sequences are from one Buchnera aphidicola (Nippolachnus piri) window:
- a CDS encoding FliI/YscN family ATPase, protein MWKLMEQYLQFGILYMNYQESLRIKKMIINQNPWYQKLNNFENKIEFLSDLIFFGRLISVNDLVLEVVGLQQEIGSLCYIECFRKKKKILVTCEIIGFREKKTFLISFDYTYNFFPGARVFIKSQKKNFLENSQIFPFGRGLLGRILDSTGFPLDQLGTFKGEIFYKSFYHKNINPLKRTPITKIFDTGIQAINSLLTIGQGQRIGIFARPGVGKSLLLGMITRYSAVEIIIVALVGERNREVLDFVHNILNKESLKKSIIIVSTADSPPILRIKAVSYATSLAEFFRSLNKNVLLICDSLTRYAIAYREISLSLGAFPISRGYPVSIFSNIPSLIERTGNSMNKNGTITSFYTILTEGDEDNDPILDISKSILDGHIMLSNILSNAGHYPAIDIELSISRLMSSIVSSSHLKNAIFLKKLISCYNTHKDLITLGAYVPGKNFLLDQSVQMWPLIEKFLKQDFLFSVSYDTSLLHLENLLKNLYVKKEKINI, encoded by the coding sequence ATATGGAAATTGATGGAACAATATCTGCAATTTGGAATTCTGTATATGAACTATCAGGAATCACTAAGGATAAAAAAGATGATAATTAATCAAAATCCTTGGTATCAAAAATTAAATAATTTTGAAAATAAAATAGAATTTTTATCTGATTTGATATTTTTTGGTAGATTAATAAGTGTGAATGATTTAGTATTAGAAGTAGTTGGTTTACAACAAGAAATTGGATCTTTATGTTATATAGAATGTTTTAGGAAGAAAAAAAAAATTTTAGTAACGTGTGAAATTATTGGTTTTAGAGAAAAAAAGACTTTTTTAATTTCTTTTGATTATACTTATAATTTCTTTCCTGGAGCTCGTGTTTTTATTAAAAGTCAAAAAAAAAATTTTTTAGAAAATTCTCAGATTTTTCCTTTTGGTAGAGGATTGTTAGGCAGAATTTTAGATAGTACAGGTTTTCCTTTAGATCAATTAGGGACATTTAAAGGGGAAATATTTTATAAATCTTTTTATCATAAAAATATTAATCCATTAAAAAGAACTCCCATTACTAAAATTTTTGATACAGGTATACAAGCAATTAATAGTTTATTAACTATTGGTCAAGGTCAAAGAATAGGAATTTTTGCGCGTCCAGGAGTAGGAAAAAGTTTATTATTAGGTATGATTACACGTTATTCTGCTGTAGAGATTATTATTGTTGCTTTAGTTGGAGAAAGAAATCGAGAAGTATTAGATTTTGTTCATAATATTTTAAATAAAGAAAGTTTAAAGAAATCTATTATTATTGTATCTACCGCTGATTCACCTCCAATATTACGAATTAAAGCTGTCTCTTATGCTACTTCTTTAGCTGAATTTTTTCGTTCTTTAAATAAAAATGTTTTATTAATTTGTGACTCTCTAACACGTTATGCTATTGCATATCGTGAAATTTCTTTATCATTAGGCGCTTTCCCTATTTCTAGAGGATATCCAGTTTCTATTTTTTCAAATATACCTTCTTTGATTGAAAGGACTGGAAATTCTATGAATAAAAATGGTACTATTACTTCTTTTTATACTATTTTAACGGAGGGGGATGAAGATAATGATCCGATTTTAGATATTTCAAAATCTATTTTAGATGGTCATATTATGTTATCTAACATATTATCTAATGCTGGTCATTATCCAGCGATTGACATTGAATTATCTATTAGTCGGTTAATGTCTTCGATTGTATCTTCTTCACATTTAAAAAATGCAATTTTTTTAAAGAAATTAATTTCATGTTATAATACACATAAAGATTTAATTACGTTGGGTGCTTATGTACCAGGAAAAAATTTTTTATTAGATCAATCTGTACAAATGTGGCCATTAATAGAAAAATTTTTAAAACAAGATTTTTTATTTAGTGTTTCATATGATACTTCTTTATTACATTTAGAAAATTTATTAAAAAATTTATATGTGAAAAAAGAGAAAATTAATATATGA
- a CDS encoding FliM/FliN family flagellar motor switch protein: protein MYIKKLKFMKFYWLNNQKNLKYSFKKKEEIKIKIFKNFSIIKKKIDLYFFEKNFFLEEKIFKICSQLEKIFKKEFDLTCKVNYKIQNYFQNSTMKISHDLCFLEKLYFLKDFNSILGLLISQNMINFFLNIFLNQKKNNILIKFKNKYSKIELTIFKILTKFLYKIFYKNFLLIFQEIRFYDISNLFMKKKNIKENENFNLIIKFYITSQYGSGIFFNIYSTNIIKNFLFKKKKKILFQKKKIYFATLYSSMLMLQKIPFILRVFSQNYFIFLSEFLKWKCNYIFFIKEIKIVTAYIERFSIFLAKYGLYNKEYSLQILKILKIQKKNLFFQESDMNIDEQNNKKILEKSLKNFTLEKNNSNFQDSILKNQKKDSSYKISKEKTILSKNFKNLKIISHLPMNITVELGYKKITIKKLLTLTNGSIISLKKKEGDALNIFANGYLIAQGELVMVKKKYGIRIISMISDPI, encoded by the coding sequence TTGTATATAAAAAAATTAAAATTTATGAAATTTTATTGGTTAAATAATCAAAAAAATTTAAAATATTCTTTTAAAAAAAAAGAAGAAATAAAAATTAAAATTTTTAAAAATTTTTCAATTATAAAAAAAAAAATAGATTTATATTTTTTTGAAAAAAATTTTTTTTTAGAAGAAAAAATTTTTAAAATATGTTCTCAATTAGAAAAAATTTTTAAAAAAGAATTTGATTTAACTTGTAAAGTGAATTATAAAATTCAAAATTATTTTCAAAATTCTACTATGAAAATATCTCATGATTTGTGTTTTTTAGAAAAATTATATTTTTTAAAAGATTTTAATAGTATTTTAGGATTATTAATATCTCAAAATATGATTAATTTTTTTTTAAATATATTTTTAAATCAAAAAAAAAATAATATTTTAATAAAATTTAAAAATAAATATTCGAAAATTGAATTAACAATTTTTAAAATTTTAACTAAATTTCTTTATAAAATTTTTTATAAAAATTTTCTTTTAATATTTCAGGAAATACGATTTTATGATATTTCTAATTTATTTATGAAAAAAAAAAATATTAAAGAAAATGAAAATTTTAATTTAATTATTAAATTTTATATTACATCTCAATATGGTTCGGGTATTTTTTTTAACATATATTCAACTAATATTATAAAAAATTTTTTATTTAAAAAAAAGAAAAAAATTTTATTTCAAAAAAAAAAAATATATTTTGCAACATTATATAGTTCTATGTTAATGTTGCAAAAAATTCCATTTATACTTAGGGTTTTTTCTCAAAATTATTTTATTTTTTTATCTGAATTTTTAAAATGGAAATGTAATTATATTTTTTTTATAAAAGAAATAAAAATTGTAACAGCATATATTGAAAGATTTTCAATTTTTTTAGCTAAATATGGGCTTTATAATAAAGAGTATTCACTTCAAATTTTAAAAATTTTAAAAATTCAAAAAAAAAATTTATTTTTTCAGGAGTCCGATATGAATATAGATGAACAAAATAATAAAAAAATATTAGAAAAATCTTTGAAAAATTTTACATTAGAAAAAAATAATTCTAATTTTCAAGATTCTATTTTAAAAAATCAAAAAAAAGATTCATCTTATAAAATTTCGAAAGAAAAAACTATTCTTTCAAAAAATTTTAAAAATTTAAAAATTATTTCTCATTTACCAATGAATATTACAGTAGAATTAGGTTATAAAAAAATTACTATTAAAAAATTATTAACGTTAACAAATGGATCTATAATTTCATTAAAAAAAAAAGAAGGAGATGCTTTAAATATTTTTGCAAATGGATATTTAATAGCTCAAGGAGAATTAGTAATGGTAAAAAAAAAATATGGAATACGAATTATTTCGATGATTTCTGATCCTATCTAA
- a CDS encoding flagellar biosynthetic protein FliO: MFFFYIKKTGLVNTTKTSNSITLLEQFYLTAHQKIIIIKIRKVNLVLGVTEKNINFLYILPSSIKKNYN, from the coding sequence TTGTTTTTTTTTTATATTAAAAAAACAGGTTTAGTAAATACTACTAAAACTTCTAATTCTATTACTTTATTAGAGCAATTTTATTTAACTGCTCATCAAAAAATTATTATTATAAAGATTAGGAAGGTAAATTTAGTTTTAGGAGTTACAGAAAAAAATATCAATTTTTTATATATATTACCATCTTCAATAAAAAAAAATTATAATTAA
- the fliP gene encoding flagellar type III secretion system pore protein FliP (The bacterial flagellar biogenesis protein FliP forms a type III secretion system (T3SS)-type pore required for flagellar assembly.), whose translation MNFFLKYILYFFISFFPRILYAKNFFSLVDTAKYSQNFWNVSLQTFLIFFLLSFIPAIILLMTSFTRIIIVFGLLRNALGTPYSPPNQILITLSLFLTFFIMSPVFTKIYSQAYVPYFQEKLDFKNSMHNAIKPLHQFMRHQTRKTDLLLFFELAKIKYPKKENNIPLRILLPAYIISELKTAFQIGFSIFLPFLVIDLVVASILMALGMMMVSPSTISLPLKLILFVLSDGWNLLITALSKSFF comes from the coding sequence ATGAATTTTTTTTTAAAGTACATTTTATATTTTTTTATAAGTTTTTTTCCAAGAATTCTATATGCTAAAAATTTTTTTTCTTTAGTAGATACAGCAAAATATTCGCAAAATTTTTGGAATGTTTCTTTACAAACTTTTTTAATTTTTTTTTTATTAAGTTTTATACCAGCTATTATTTTATTAATGACGAGTTTTACAAGAATTATTATAGTTTTTGGATTATTACGAAATGCTTTAGGGACTCCATATTCTCCACCGAATCAAATTTTAATTACTTTATCTTTATTTTTAACTTTTTTTATTATGTCTCCAGTATTTACTAAAATTTATTCTCAAGCTTATGTACCATATTTTCAAGAAAAATTAGATTTTAAAAATTCCATGCATAATGCTATTAAACCATTACATCAATTTATGCGTCATCAAACTCGTAAAACTGATCTTTTATTATTTTTTGAATTAGCAAAAATTAAGTATCCTAAAAAAGAAAATAATATTCCTTTAAGAATTTTATTACCTGCATATATAATTAGTGAATTAAAAACTGCATTTCAAATTGGGTTTTCAATTTTTTTACCTTTTTTAGTAATTGATTTAGTGGTAGCTAGTATATTAATGGCTTTAGGTATGATGATGGTGTCTCCTTCTACAATTTCATTACCATTAAAATTAATTTTGTTTGTATTAAGTGATGGTTGGAATTTATTAATTACTGCATTATCAAAAAGTTTTTTTTAA
- a CDS encoding flagellar biosynthetic protein FliQ, translating into MYQLQILNLVQNSMKIAIILSSPILLSLLLIGLLINIVQVSTQINEQTLSFIPKILVIFFSGFFFGSWMLKYILDYIVYIFHNIPVMIQ; encoded by the coding sequence ATGTATCAATTACAAATTTTAAATTTAGTACAAAATTCTATGAAAATAGCAATAATTTTATCTTCTCCTATTTTATTGTCTCTTTTATTAATAGGATTATTAATTAATATTGTGCAAGTATCTACTCAAATTAATGAGCAAACTTTATCTTTTATTCCGAAAATTTTAGTTATTTTTTTTTCTGGATTTTTTTTTGGATCTTGGATGTTAAAATATATTTTAGATTATATTGTTTATATTTTTCATAATATTCCTGTTATGATCCAGTAA
- a CDS encoding flagellar biosynthetic protein FliR, producing the protein MNESKILTILQMFMNQKIFLIMTRLIFIFFYMPMFDTQYISKKIKILLIYCISYLISFSIIFNENQYLIQDIFCLFLYQIFLGICIGLIIKYLFSSFFLTSEILSSLLGLSFFSFFDNSIKSHSLILLRFLNIFIILTFLSIDGHLLLLKIFCKSFDFFPLMYYKINFYYLFSLIKFSSVIFYNGVLISLYIMFIILMVHIILLLLSRMVPNFSFFSLSVSIFFLLGMFLLRLFMPIIRMYLIFLFRKNITYLLFFLKNINNKI; encoded by the coding sequence ATGAATGAATCTAAAATTTTGACAATATTACAGATGTTTATGAATCAAAAAATTTTTTTAATTATGACTAGATTAATATTTATTTTCTTTTATATGCCAATGTTTGATACTCAGTATATTAGTAAAAAAATAAAAATTTTATTAATATATTGTATAAGTTATTTAATTAGTTTTTCAATTATTTTTAATGAAAATCAATATTTAATTCAAGATATTTTTTGTTTATTTTTATATCAAATTTTTCTTGGAATATGTATAGGATTAATTATTAAATATCTTTTTTCTTCTTTTTTTTTAACAAGTGAAATATTGAGTTCTTTATTAGGATTATCTTTTTTTTCATTTTTTGATAATAGTATAAAATCTCATTCTTTAATTTTGTTACGTTTTTTAAATATTTTTATCATTTTGACATTTCTTTCAATAGATGGTCATTTATTACTTTTAAAAATATTTTGCAAAAGTTTTGATTTTTTTCCTTTAATGTATTATAAAATTAATTTTTATTATCTTTTCTCTTTAATTAAATTCTCTTCTGTAATATTTTATAATGGTGTTTTAATAAGTTTATATATAATGTTTATAATTTTAATGGTACATATTATTTTGTTGTTATTATCACGTATGGTCCCAAATTTTTCTTTTTTTTCTTTATCTGTGTCTATTTTTTTTTTATTAGGTATGTTTTTATTAAGATTATTTATGCCAATTATAAGAATGTATTTAATTTTTTTATTTAGAAAAAATATTACTTATTTATTATTTTTTTTAAAAAATATAAATAATAAAATTTAA
- the rpmG gene encoding 50S ribosomal protein L33 has product MAKSKREKIKMISSKKSGHFYTTTKNKRNKPEKLKLKKYDPIIKKHVLYIEKKIK; this is encoded by the coding sequence ATGGCTAAAAGTAAACGTGAAAAAATTAAAATGATTTCTAGTAAAAAAAGTGGTCATTTTTATACCACAACAAAAAATAAAAGAAACAAACCAGAAAAATTAAAACTTAAAAAATATGATCCAATTATTAAAAAACATGTTTTATATATTGAAAAAAAAATAAAATAA
- the rpmB gene encoding 50S ribosomal protein L28 — translation MTKICQITKKLPLNGNKRSHAMNATKRKFFLNLHKHRFWDPQKKKFITLKISTKALRLINKYGISKILKKYIKN, via the coding sequence AAATAACTAAAAAATTACCCTTAAATGGTAATAAAAGATCACATGCTATGAATGCTACAAAAAGAAAATTTTTTTTAAATTTACATAAACATCGTTTTTGGGATCCACAAAAAAAAAAATTTATTACATTAAAAATTTCTACAAAAGCTTTAAGATTAATTAATAAATATGGAATTTCTAAAATATTAAAAAAATATATTAAAAATTAA